The following are from one region of the Andrena cerasifolii isolate SP2316 chromosome 1, iyAndCera1_principal, whole genome shotgun sequence genome:
- the Rpp21 gene encoding ribonuclease P protein subunit Rpp21, producing MDSDIKLCQGKDIFERMNYLYQASHLMALKNRVAASYYGNIMIGCAKKSVLRIEPAIKRTICKCCQSPLIPGETAKVRLVSKPTKGVKWTCLTCLSVKRYPTKRGHKLWTEQPNSVLETFNYASKAKDGGPNTKAGEKHVGKGKCTSTNTN from the exons ATGG ATTCAGATATTAAATTATGTCAAGgaaaagacatttttgaaagGATGAATTATTTGTATCAG GCGAGTCACCTGATGGCTTTAAAGAATAGAGTAGCAGCGTCGTACTATGGTAATATAATGATCGGCTGTGCGAAGAAGTCTGTCTTGCGAAT AGAACCCGCTATCAAAAGAACAATTTGTAAATGCTGTCAATCCCCTCTTATACCCGGTGAAACAGCGAAAGTACGATTAGTGTCAAAACCGACGAAAGGAGTAAAATGGACTTGTTTGACGTGCCTGAGCGTTAAACGATATCCCACAAAGAGGGGTCATAAATTATGGACCGAACAGCCTAACTCTGTACTCGAGACTTTTAATTATGCATCTAAAGCGAAAGATGGCGGTCCTAATACTAAGGCTGGGGAGAAGCATGTAGGTAAAGGTAAATGCACGAGTACTAATACAAATTAA